Proteins co-encoded in one Scomber scombrus chromosome 14, fScoSco1.1, whole genome shotgun sequence genomic window:
- the arfip2b gene encoding arfaptin-2b isoform X1 produces the protein MTDSIMSKAATMEIPINSNGDTGTLAEDDSLEQAANLQWSLDEKVGSSRGTRDLQQVMVSGPNLNETSIVSGGYGGTAEGIIPTSSIKGSNMHHSSSSSSMTAEEATRGVAVEKIETVKKWGLNTYKCTKQMISERFGRGSRTVDLELEAQIEVLRDTKRKYENVLRLARALTNHFYNMVQTQHALGDTFADLSQKSPELRDEFGYNAETQKLLCKNGETLLGAINFFVSSINTLVNKTMEDSLMTIKMYENARLEFDAYRSDLEELSLGPRDAVAIARIDAAQQQYQVHKDKYERLRSDVIIKLKFLEENKVKVMHKQLLLFHNAISAYFAGNQQQLEQTLKQFNIKLRPPGADKPSWLEEQ, from the exons ATGACAGACAGCATTATGAGTAAAGCTGCGACAATGGAGATTCCTATCAACAGTAATGGCGACACAGGGACGCTAGCAGAAGACGACAGCCTTGAACAG GCTGCAAATCTGCAGTGGAGCTTAGATGAGAAGGTAGGGAGCTCCAGAGGCACCAGG GACCTACAGCAGGTGATGGTATCGGGTCCCAATCTGAACGAGACCAGCATTGTATCTGGGGGGTATGGAGGAACAGCAGAAGGTATCATCCCCACCAGCTCAATCAAAG GTTCCAACAtgcaccacagcagcagcagctcatcaaTGACGGCAGAGGAAGCAACCAGAGGAGTGGCTGTGGAGAAAATAGAAACAGTGAAGAAGTGGGGCCTCAACACTTACAAG TGTACAAAGCAAATGATCTCAGAGCGTTTCGGTCGGGGTTCCAGGACTGTGGACTTGGAGCTTGAGGCCCAGATTGAGGTGCTGAGAGACACGAAACGGAAATATGAGAATGTGCTGCGATTGGCCAGAGCGCTGACCAACCACTTCTACAACATGGTGCAGACGCAGCACGCACTGGGTGACACGTTTGCTGACCTCAGTCAGAAATCCCCAGAGCTAAGG GATGAGTTTGGCTACAATGCAGAGACTCAGAAGTTGCTGTGTAAGAATGGAGAAACTCTGCTTGGTGCCATTAACTTCTTTGTGTCCAGCATCAACACACTGGTCAACAAGACCATGGAGGACAGCCTGATGACGATCAAGATGTATGAAAATGCCAG ATTGGAGTTTGATGCCTACAGGTCAGACTTGGAGGAGCTGAGTTTGGGTCCAAGAGATGCTGTAGCCATAGCCCGCATAGATGCTGCTCAGCAACAGTACCAAGTCCACAAGGACAAGTACGAACGGCTCCGCTCAGACGTCATCATTAAACTGAAGTTCTTGGAGGAGAATAAG GTGAAGGTGATGCATAagcagctcctcctcttccataaTGCTATCTCGGCGTACTTTGCTGGCAACcagcagcagctggagcagaCGCTGAAGCAGTTCAACATAAAGTTGAGGCCTCCAGGGGCTGACAAGCCCTCCTGGTTAGAGGAGCAGTGA
- the arfip2b gene encoding arfaptin-2b isoform X2 codes for MTDSIMSKAATMEIPINSNGDTGTLAEDDSLEQDLQQVMVSGPNLNETSIVSGGYGGTAEGIIPTSSIKGSNMHHSSSSSSMTAEEATRGVAVEKIETVKKWGLNTYKCTKQMISERFGRGSRTVDLELEAQIEVLRDTKRKYENVLRLARALTNHFYNMVQTQHALGDTFADLSQKSPELRDEFGYNAETQKLLCKNGETLLGAINFFVSSINTLVNKTMEDSLMTIKMYENARLEFDAYRSDLEELSLGPRDAVAIARIDAAQQQYQVHKDKYERLRSDVIIKLKFLEENKVKVMHKQLLLFHNAISAYFAGNQQQLEQTLKQFNIKLRPPGADKPSWLEEQ; via the exons ATGACAGACAGCATTATGAGTAAAGCTGCGACAATGGAGATTCCTATCAACAGTAATGGCGACACAGGGACGCTAGCAGAAGACGACAGCCTTGAACAG GACCTACAGCAGGTGATGGTATCGGGTCCCAATCTGAACGAGACCAGCATTGTATCTGGGGGGTATGGAGGAACAGCAGAAGGTATCATCCCCACCAGCTCAATCAAAG GTTCCAACAtgcaccacagcagcagcagctcatcaaTGACGGCAGAGGAAGCAACCAGAGGAGTGGCTGTGGAGAAAATAGAAACAGTGAAGAAGTGGGGCCTCAACACTTACAAG TGTACAAAGCAAATGATCTCAGAGCGTTTCGGTCGGGGTTCCAGGACTGTGGACTTGGAGCTTGAGGCCCAGATTGAGGTGCTGAGAGACACGAAACGGAAATATGAGAATGTGCTGCGATTGGCCAGAGCGCTGACCAACCACTTCTACAACATGGTGCAGACGCAGCACGCACTGGGTGACACGTTTGCTGACCTCAGTCAGAAATCCCCAGAGCTAAGG GATGAGTTTGGCTACAATGCAGAGACTCAGAAGTTGCTGTGTAAGAATGGAGAAACTCTGCTTGGTGCCATTAACTTCTTTGTGTCCAGCATCAACACACTGGTCAACAAGACCATGGAGGACAGCCTGATGACGATCAAGATGTATGAAAATGCCAG ATTGGAGTTTGATGCCTACAGGTCAGACTTGGAGGAGCTGAGTTTGGGTCCAAGAGATGCTGTAGCCATAGCCCGCATAGATGCTGCTCAGCAACAGTACCAAGTCCACAAGGACAAGTACGAACGGCTCCGCTCAGACGTCATCATTAAACTGAAGTTCTTGGAGGAGAATAAG GTGAAGGTGATGCATAagcagctcctcctcttccataaTGCTATCTCGGCGTACTTTGCTGGCAACcagcagcagctggagcagaCGCTGAAGCAGTTCAACATAAAGTTGAGGCCTCCAGGGGCTGACAAGCCCTCCTGGTTAGAGGAGCAGTGA
- the fhdc3 gene encoding FH2 domain containing 3: MKKLNWDTIPSQRVLGKLNVWTSKRHQRDLVLDFRSMEELFSHVDKRASLRNSRAMGLKNGEGMDPFPLEPQVTILDSKKSMNIGIFLRHFKRPVTEMVQDIRQGNWLRFGTGKLRDLCKLLPEESEVKQLLSFSGNRSLLPEADQFMVQLVMVVGYEERLKSMVLREEFFPLMEDVKNSVAVLTKAANELLDCDDLHSVIRLVLKAGNYMNAGGYSANAIGFRMTSLLKLADTKANKPGMNLMHYVAKQAEDIDAELLTFPNQLENIGKASRICKEEVIADFEREVKKIKEMKLYTSRQPGLLQQMETFLLRADAKLADVESFLQELNMLSKAVAEYFCEDPTTFKLEECCSIFHSFCKRFYTAVQENREREAAEQRHKRGESMRSTAKRRSTVSGGRPDPKQSTSSLESALHSILSNVPEGLTRCRKNMLPTVEGSPSERSPSVRKTVLTPCTKQERTEKKQTSNREDEQVAALENQEDAEKMRVITRKVLRYQNSQSSLDGDKVSGTPRRSERAQDTPATPRTPRPRTRDYFFANNGDVGSPWTILSPFTCSQRNNPQRNRPKNQDGLSSMSGGDDLDGGVWESDEGNCLPNSSNTDSLTSPSSGSASLPECPSQKAVSQGPILRSVSMDETRRSPASAFQIGDLFQRSMSQRSYSSGSRTENMREEEAGVRSLLENKARNHIEGQVSTSRFISFFRRIGGRSGSCDTFLPSMAQIRQTGFPVFQTCHQSINLMLQKD, encoded by the exons ATGAAAAAGTTGAACTGGGACACTATTCCCagccagcgtgtcctgggtaaATTGAATGTCTGGACATCTAAGCGACATCAGCGGGACCTGGTGCTGGATTTTCGGAGCATGGAGGAGCTTTTCAGTCATGTCGACAAACGGGCTTCCCTACGCAATTCAAGAGCCATGGGTCTGAAGAACGGTGAGGGCATGGACCCTTTTCCACTGGAGCCTCAG gTCACAATTCTTGACTCCAAAAAGAGTATGAACATTGGGATCTTCCTGAGACATTTCAAGAG GCCTGTGACAGAAATGGTACAGGACATTCGTCAGGGAAACTGGCTCAGATTTGGGACAGGCAAACTGAGAGATCTTTGTAAATTGCTGCCAGAAGAAAGTGAG GTGAAGCAGCTACTATCATTCAGTGGGAACCGCTCCTTGTTACCTGAGGCAGATCAGTTCATGGTGCAGCTGGTCATGGTGGTGGG CTACGAGGAACGCCTGAAATCTATGGTGCTAAGGGAGGAATTCTTTCCTCTTATGGAGGATGTGAAGAACTCTGTTGCTGTCCTGACCAAAGCAGCTAATG AGCTCTTAGACTGCGATGACCTCCACTCAGTCATTCGGCTAGTATTAAAGGCTGGGAATTACATGAACGCT GGTGGCTACAGTGCCAATGCCATTGGCTTCAGGATGACTTCTTTGCTCAAGCTGGCAGACACCAAGGCCAACAAGCCTGGCATGAACCTCATGCACTATGTTGCCAAG CAAGCAGAGGACATCGATGCTGAGTTGCTGACTTTCCCCAATCAGCTTGAAAACATTGGGAAGGCATCAAG AATTTGTAAAGAGGAGGTAATTGCAGACTTTGAGAGAGAAGTGAAGaagataaaagaaatgaaactgTACACCAGCAGGCAGCCTGGCCTCTTACAACAAATGGAGACATTTTTATTG AGGGCTGATGCCAAGCTGGCTGATGTGGAGTCCTTTCTCCAGGAGCTAAACATGCTGAGCAAAGCTGTCGCTGAGTACTTCTGTGAAGATCCAACTACCTTCAAACTGGAGGAGTGCTGCTctatctttcattcattttgcaaGCGGTTTTACACAGCTGTGCAG GAGAACCGAGAGCGAgaggcagcagagcagaggcACAAGAGGGGGGAAAGCATGCGTAGTACTGCCAAACGCCGATCAACAGTGTCAGGCGGCAGACCTGATCCCAAGCAGAGCACCTCCAGCTTGGAGTCGGCCCTACACAGCATTCTCTCCAATGTTCCAGAGGGTCTTACCAGATGCAGGAAGAACATGCTACCCACAGTTGAAGGATCTCCATCTGAGCGCAGTCCATCGGTACGCAAAACTGTGCTAACACCTTGTACTAAACAAGAGAGGACTGAGAAGAAACAAACTTCCAACAGAGAGGATGAGCAAGTAGCAGCACTGGAAAACCAAGAGGATGCTGAGAAGATGCGTGTGATAACTCGGAAGGTTCTTCGCTACCAAAACAGCCAAAGCAGCCTTGATGGGGATAAAGTTTCAGGCACCCCTCGCCGGTCAGAGAGAGCACAAGACACTCCAGCTACCCCACGTACCCCTCGCCCTAGAACCAGAGACTACTTCTTTGCCAACAATGGGGATGTGGGCTCCCCGTGGACTATTCTGAGCCCTTTTACTTGTTCCCAAAGAAACAACCCCCAGCGAAACAGACCCAAAAACCAAGACGGACTGTCGTCCATGTCTGGTGGAGATGATCTTGATGGTGGAGTTTGGGAAAGTGATGAAGGCAATTGTCTCCCCAATTCCTCCAATACGGACAGTCTAACATCTCCATCTAGTGGTTCTGCATCTCTTCCTGAATGTCCTAGTCAGAAAGCTGTGTCGCAGGGTCCAATACTGAGGTCTGTTTCCATGGATGAAACTAGGCGATCTCCAGCATCTGCCTTCCAGATTGGAGACTTGTTCCAGAGAAGCATGTCTCAAAGGTCATACTCTTCTGGCTCAAGGACAGAAAatatgagagaagaagaagctggagtCCGTTCATTGCTTGAAAATAAGGCGAGGAATCATATAGAGGGGCAAGTGAGCACCTCCCGATTCATATCCTTCTTTAGACGCATTGGAGGCAGAA